The region gtaGTAAATGTGTCTGCAGTGCAGTAATGGCTAACCAGTGAGCGTTGTTGTGTCTGCAACAGTTTTTACAGCAGTACCGACACTACCAGTCCAATGTACAGATCTTCAAACTGCAGCCGGACAAGCCGAACAAGGAGCTGGCAGACCTTGTCATGTTTCTTGCTCAGGTGAGTTGCGCATTAAAGGTTTTATCCAGTGAGCCTGTGTCATGCTGTAAAATATATAAAGGAGTAATGAACGTGTCTTGTCCCTCAGGTTGGTCACTGCTACCTGCAGCACCTGTCCACCTTCCCTCAAGAGCTGTCTGAGTTATTACTCAGTCACCACACAGTGCTAGAGCCAGACTTAAGAATGGTGAGAATATGTGTGACTTATCAGCACAGTGGCGgcatatttttacatattgAGTATGTTGATATTCATACAAGTGGCCTGTCGCACAGTGTTGAGATGTTattttgtgggggttttttctTACCCTGTGTTCACCTGTCCCTGTCAGACGTTCTGCAAAGCGCTGATTCTTCTGAGGAATAAAGATCTGATAGACCCCACAGGCCTCCTGGAGCTCTTTTTTGAGCTGCTGCGATGTCACGACAAGCTGCTCAGGAAGGTTAGTTCACCCACACTGAAATAGTTCAACCTACAGGCAGTAGAAGGGTGAATCTGTGGACATTTTGTGCAACTGGCTGATTAAAACCTTAATTATTTGTATAATTACTTTTTTGCTGTTGGATGTGTTTCTGAATTCATATGTATATTTTTAGTTATGACATTCTGGTGTTGCGTTCCTTCTCTCCGTCTGATCTCTGATCcctctgattttgttttccacagacactgtacacacacattgttgctgatatcaaaaacataaatgcgaagcacaaaaacaacaaggtCAACACAGTAAGTACACATACACTCATGCCATATGTGCGTCATTCATGACTGTCTGTAATATTGTGTGATACTGCATCTTAACACGCCCACCACTCACTGTCTGTGTTATaatgctgtgtgtttcagacgTTGCAGAACTTCATGTACACCATGCTGAGAGACAGTAATCCCATTGCAGCAAAGATCTCTTTAGATGTGATGGCAGAGTTATACAAAAGAAACATATGGTGGGCATCACGAGTTTCTCACTGTGATAAGATAATTCAGAGCTCAGGAGATTGTTATAGTCACTTCTTTGACCTgattgtctttttgtttgtgccGCAGGAATGATGCCAAAACAGTTAATGTCATCACAACAGCTTGCTTCTCCAAGGTGACAAAGGTATGTTCTTTCACTTTGACATCAACAATTTGCTTACTGTACTGAGTGAATGGAAAACCTTCAACAGCATCTCCCCCTCTTTAGATCCTTGTTGCAGGGCTTAAATTTTTCCTGGgcaaagatgaagatgaaaagaaTGAGAGTGATTCAGAATCAGAGGCAAGTAGCACAGATACAAAGTTTGGAGAGAAAGGCTGTCGTACTTCAGCTTATTACATGTGTAAGATTCACAAATATGGTTTTGATTTGCcgtgttgtttttgttaagaATCAGTCTTGTCTTGTCTTACAGACAGAGGGACCATCAGCCCGAGACCTGAAGGTGAGATACTCCACAGGCAAGAAGACCtccaaaaacaagaagaagtTGGAAAAAGCTATGAAAGTTCTCAAGGTACCACCGTTGTGTCTACCACAGTGCAtatgtgatttgttttattgcatttatCTTCACATAGACTGAGTTCATTGTTTAAATTCTCTATACTCCTGTGCTCTCTGGgcagaaacacaagaaaaagaagaaagcagagGTGTTCAACTTTTCTGCAATTCACCTGATTCATGATCCTCAAGGTAGACTCACCTGTCTTCTCCACAACCACGCTGGTCATTTGTACTACAGAACTGTAAACAatcaaatatcttttttttctttttttaataaagatttCTCAGAGAAACTCTTGAAACAGTTGGAAGACTCTAAAGAGCGCTTCGAGGTGAAGATCATGATGATGGAGCTCATATCCAGACTGGTTGGAATCCACGAGGTAAGtgactaatctttttttttttttgaaaacgcATGTTGGTGACTCCTTAAATAAATTTGTCCAGAATAGATAAACGTAGGTTCTTCCTAATGAAAATCGTATGTGCTTCTATCcagcaaaaatattttacagtgtgcaatactctgttcttttctctctgcagctcttcctCTTTAATTTCTATCCCTTCATCCAGAGGTTTCTTCAGCCCCAtcaaagaggtaaaaaaaaaaaaaaacacacttaacAAAGTGAAAGTCTTTTGACTTGTTCtgacaacacatttaaaaccatctgttgtttttatagAAGTGACAAAGATTCTCCTGTGCGCTGCCCAGGGTTCTCACCAGCTCGTCCCCCCTGAGGTACATTAAAATCTACAGATTCATTCAGTGAGTTAACATAACACCAGGATTTCACTGGAACACTGTTAACACTGTGTATTCCCACTGGTGCAGATCATTGAACCTGTGATCATGACCATCGCAAATAACTTTGTGACTGACAGAAACTCGGGGGAGGTCATGACTGTGGGGTAAGTAGCCACCACGTGTACTTTCTGGTTATCCAAAGTCAATATGATTTACAATGTGAAGGACTAAACCTGTTAGCTACCATGCTCAGTATTACTTTACCAGTTTATAGTAAAGTTTACCTCCTTATGTGCTGCAGTATTAATGCCATCAAAGAGGTGGCAGCCCGCTGTCCACTCGCCATCACTGAAGACCTGCTGCAGGACCTGGCTCAGTACAAGACTCACAAAGACAAGAGTGAGTGCCTgccagtctgtttttttttcttgccattttGCTTATGTCACAATTCTGAATGCTCTAATGAACAGATGTGTAcacacatgtctgtgtttgcctCAGATGTGATGATGTCTGCCAGGGGGCTGATCCAGCTGTTCAGGAATCTTAATCCACAGATGCTGCACAAGAAGGACAGGGTGAGCTCCCTGCATCTTCAgtaaacattttcaaaagtgaaaatgtgaaacattcagatttgaaatcaatgagtatgttttgttgtgttataCACAGAAAAAAGTCAGTTGCTTTAGACATAATCCCCAGATGTACTTTATGTAAATTAGCATATTGTGTCTAATGGTTGAGTTTGTTCTAGTGAGCTGTCATAATGCATTAATGTTGtatgaagtgtaaaaaaaaacactgtgatcaGACACAgatgttatttgttttcttaccTACTTCAGAGGAGAGTGTTGGGACTAGTCCACAAACTCTAAGATACATCTCTGTTATTGTAAACTATGCTTCTTCTTGTCCAGGGGAGACCCACAGAGGCATCAGCTGAGGCCAAGATCAAAGACTACGGAGAGCTGGAAGCTAAAGACTACATCCCCGGAGCTGAAGtcctggaggtggaggaggagaacaaagagggagaggaggacgaAGGTCAGCAGATATCTCATTATTGAATCCATAGGATTGGATTATCTCGGCTGATTTGATCTGAAAAAAACCAAATCTGTTTTCCAGAAAACAAATTTTGATCACTGTTATACTAATATGCATGTTTTTCATATTGTACAACAGATGGCTGGGAGAGTGCCAGTATAAGTGACGATGATGAAGATGGGGAGTGGGTGGATGTTCACCACTCGTCAGACGAAGACACAGGAGAAGTGGTGAGGGTTAAAAAAATGCAGACCTTGATAACCCTCTGGAGGCTAATTATGCacagtaattttgttttta is a window of Toxotes jaculatrix isolate fToxJac2 chromosome 16, fToxJac2.pri, whole genome shotgun sequence DNA encoding:
- the sdad1 gene encoding protein SDA1 homolog → MSGRQNNKLPNNLPQLQNLIKRDPQSYVEEFLQQYRHYQSNVQIFKLQPDKPNKELADLVMFLAQVGHCYLQHLSTFPQELSELLLSHHTVLEPDLRMTFCKALILLRNKDLIDPTGLLELFFELLRCHDKLLRKTLYTHIVADIKNINAKHKNNKVNTTLQNFMYTMLRDSNPIAAKISLDVMAELYKRNIWNDAKTVNVITTACFSKVTKILVAGLKFFLGKDEDEKNESDSESETEGPSARDLKVRYSTGKKTSKNKKKLEKAMKVLKKHKKKKKAEVFNFSAIHLIHDPQDFSEKLLKQLEDSKERFEVKIMMMELISRLVGIHELFLFNFYPFIQRFLQPHQREVTKILLCAAQGSHQLVPPEIIEPVIMTIANNFVTDRNSGEVMTVGINAIKEVAARCPLAITEDLLQDLAQYKTHKDKNVMMSARGLIQLFRNLNPQMLHKKDRGRPTEASAEAKIKDYGELEAKDYIPGAEVLEVEEENKEGEEDEDGWESASISDDDEDGEWVDVHHSSDEDTGEVVEKLQSIPAEERKAKAAAVSGSRLLTQDDFKKIRLVQMAKEVNAAPGKGQKRKNVDSDDEGENRGELLTLRNIEKLHKKPKADKETRLATAMAGRTDRKEFVKRRTKLNPHASTSNKEKKRKKNFMMMRHSQNVRTKGKRSFREKQLALRDALLKKRKQHK